CAGTGatagttttttcttttctttaattctttcttcaaaaatcataatgaagtgtattacacatgTTTTATGCTACTATTACACATATGGTCATAATTcacattttttaaaagttagatGCTCACATGTAAAATCCAAGGGTTTTTTCACTTTAATCATTTTTACGTTACACTTTTTTGCAAGGACTTCAACCTAATATTTCTACTATAAATAAATgctaaaatcttgaaatttccatcacaaataatttatttttaccaAAATGGGTCGTTCGATTTTTGTTTTGGAGTTCGTGTTTTTAGCTCTAATTATTGCAATTAGTTGTGTTAATGGCAATGATCAATGCCCTAATACCATTGTTAAGCTTTTGCCATGCAAAGGTTTTTTAATGGGAAAGAGTGATATTGGTGGTCATTGTTGCAATGGTGTTAAGGGATTAATGAAAATGGTTACTTTTGATAATGATTTGAAGCTTCAAAGTATTTGTGAATGTCTCAAGAAAGAAGCTTTAGCTATTGGAGTAATTGAAGAAAGAGCTAAGCAAATTCCTCAACTTTGCAACATTAACCTTTCTATTCCTATTGATCCTAATGTGGATTGCAAAAAGTAATATTTTCCTCCCTCTTTTAATTGTTGTTCACTTTGTTATTTTACAACTTTTTGTCATGGGACCTTTTTTTCTCCGCTCGGTGTTCGATATTCGTATTGAGATTTGTCTAAATTAAATCTGGATTAATGTGTTTCAAGGCCTATTTCTGGAGGCAATGCTTCCAATGAGAACTTTTTCTGTTCCCGAGCTAAGGGGCTCAAACCTAAAACCTCTAGTAAAGAATGAATGAATCTCAAACCATCAGACTACAACTCATGTTGATAAATTATTGACAGTCAAATGTAATATTTTTTGCCAGttatatctttttatttcttttacaaTTTATGAACCTTTTAGATTATGATCTAAAGATCTCTTGGCTATACTAAAAATCTTATAGATTTTGTAGACGTTAAACGACACTCTAATATTTTGTCAGTCCTAGTCTCATAGGCTATTTTGTACAACCTTTAAAAATAGGAACAAAATCTGCATGGTGACCTAAAAAGGAACTTGGGTAAATCAGTCAGTCAAATGGATGAATTGGGTTATATTTTGAGTGGAATATAGTTTCGTGGTTATATTTGTTTATATTTGTCACCCTTAGCCACAAATGTGTTGATGGTGAACTTAATTATATACAGAAATAACATTTACTAACGACTTTTCGatcttgaaattgaaaatatagctGTTACTATCATGAAGTTTCAAATTCCACAAGTGAAATAGTTTCATGACAATATCTTCATGCCGGTAAGGTTAATCATACTAATCCTGATTTAATTTGATTCCTAATTGCTTGAGCAGATTAAAAGGTTCATCATCAACTAGAGAGTTCAAATTGAAGTATTACAAGAATACTGAGATGATGGTTTTCAGAAGACCAAATTATAATAGTCACAAGTACCATTCAATTTCCCATAAGAAACCTCTAATTGTCAATTAAGTGAAGGTAAATTAAGTTCATGGCTAAATTACCATTTATTCTAATTTTAACTTAATAAGATCAGTTTATTATTTTACTAATTGGTTTGTTTTTTGGAAAATGCAGTGTTATCTATCTCATGAAGTGGAATACAGAAATATCTAAGAAGACTATGATCATTTCATTAGACTTGATGAATATATTGTATTGTGTTTATTGCATGATATGATCAAATGttttatctaataaattatCCAGATTATTTAAAGGTGTCATGTTATAGGTTGAGTTGAATTTGAACGGATAAAAACAGAATGAGCTAATAAATAGACGGGTTATTAATCTACTCATAAGGTTACTTCAGCTAAGATTGCTTAGGTCACCTTCTTTTTGGAATTGACTAAAAATGAAAGTGAGTCATAGAAATTGGACGGAATAATTTTCTTGTATCATGTGGCATATTAGGGGTAAATAGTTTCAAAATCCACGTTTGAGGGGGTAATTAAGACTTTCATAGTTTGGGggtaaatagttttaaaaattcatttttgagaGAATAATTAAGACTTCTCATAGTTTATGTAGTGCCTAAAGACCCCCTAAACTTGAGGGGTACGCAATAGGTGAATAAATGAGTTCAAGGGTATTTAAAAGGGTTGTAATTTAGGTGTGCACTACATAAAAAACTTCAACTTCACGGGGTCTTTAGGCATTTTGTCATTAATTCTACTACGAAACCAAATTAAATTAAGAATAGAAAACTTATTTCAATATAAACTAggacaaataaataattaatatcaaATCCTAAACAACTTAGCATTGGCTTATTTCCTAGCTTAGTAAATTCCAACGCTATATATTTGTAACTATACTATggttacttgattgagtgcaaTTTTAGGTACTTACTACAAAACCAAAAATGGCAACCTTATAGTGCATCCAATGTATTgtcaaaatacatattttttaccAATCACTAGAGTTGATTATTCTCAAAATTGATTAAGAGTTATTGATAGACAACCTATTTTCATCAGTTGGGTTTTTCCTCTTGGGAAATTTATCAAGATTAACACTGATGGCAGCTTCATGCCTAATTCGGGGTTAGCAAGTTTGGAGCAGTGACAGTTAAAACTAATCAGTGGcctaaaatcaaaaataaattggatgccataaattttttatttttttatttaaagtatatttttctaattttttaagATGCAGaattattagtatatttaaaattatttttgagatgcagtttttttttgaaattattttaaatattactcCATTCGTTTTaatcttttgtatattttgactTACACGAAATTTAAAAAAGTACAGAAGATTTTCAAATCTTAtgatcttaaactaaagatatatgtaccaaaaaaaaaattaatcttatgatcttaaacatgtcatgtggaaagttaaatttaaaaattgacaaaaaagaaagaaacattcTTTAATGTTTTGAAATgaactaaaaaaaatgtaacaaaaataaattgaaagatacaatataattttttcatgttttaagtgtttttgttttgtttttactAGGTATTAATTATCAAGAAAAATGTTTAACAAGCAATTGATATAAACTCGACTTGTGATTGGTAATGATTATAGGCTTTGATTGGTTAATTAACCATACATTATAAGATAATATCAAAATTCGGATTATTTTTGTTCAATTCAACTTGAAGAGGAGAAAAGCGGACGTGGAAAATCGGGTCGAACCACGATATAACTAAAAAGGATATGTCAATGATCTAATACGACAAAACAATTCTCCGAGTGCATTTTCCTTGCTTGTAGCGGCGGAACGAAGAATCCAAACaaggattaaaaaaaaaatgtcaaaggGGATTAAACAACTTTTGTACgtacacaaaataaaaaaaatcattttactCTTAACAAAATTTCACTTCCTTTTATAAAATTGATATAAACAAATAGTACACTCGACAATCCAGGAAGGGCATCATTATGACACCATTATCAACAGTGAATACAATAGTTAGGAAGAAAATCAGCAAAATTTGGGCATGaaggatataaatatatactatATAGTAGTTTCTCTACGTATCGATAGCACAGATTTTTGTACATCTAAAAACACATACTGCAGACCATGTCGTTGACTGGGATTTACGAAATACCAATTGTTTTATTGAGTATCCAGAGTGTAAGAGAAAGCTGAATGGCGAAAATTGTATGAAGCCATGTCCGATCTAACATGAAACCATACACCGTGATTCCAGCTTTGTTATGCTCGAAGTAGGTCACTGCAACAAATTTTTCCATAACCGAGATTAATAAGGTGCAATGTCGTCAATACCAAAAGACGTAAAAGAattcaaacaaataaaaaaaaacgcGCTAGAGACTAGAGTTACCTAGTGCTTGTCTCTTTTGGTAAGAGATGGTACTGGCATGAATTGGTACCATATTTGTGTTGTCCAACACATCATCTCCGTCTCCTTCCTCGTCAGTGTCCCAATTGGGATTGATAGGGTATACCACCTGAGGTGTCACAGTCTGAGCCGTGGGAGTTTCCTCATTCATGTCATCGAAGGTGC
This Solanum dulcamara chromosome 1, daSolDulc1.2, whole genome shotgun sequence DNA region includes the following protein-coding sequences:
- the LOC129885848 gene encoding non-specific lipid-transfer protein 1-like, giving the protein MGRSIFVLEFVFLALIIAISCVNGNDQCPNTIVKLLPCKGFLMGKSDIGGHCCNGVKGLMKMVTFDNDLKLQSICECLKKEALAIGVIEERAKQIPQLCNINLSIPIDPNVDCKKLKGSSSTREFKLKYYKNTEMMVFRRPNYNSHKYHSISHKKPLIVN